CAAAGGTCGGGTCAAGGCGGATGGCCAGGGCAAGGTTGGTCAGCGGACCCGCCGCGACAATGGTGACCTGATGCGGGTGGGCATGCACCTGTTCGATCAGGAACTGCGCGGCGTCCTGCGCCACCGGGGCGGTATGGGGCGTGCCTTCCTTCATCGGGCCGATGGCGGGCTGGGTGTCGGGTGCCGTATCGATCGAACCAAGGCCACCCCACGCGCCCTTCCATGGTATGGTGCCGTACTGCATTTCATGCAGGCGCATCGCGGCGCGGGTGTTGACCAGCGGATAGACCGCGCCGTCGGCCACCGGCACATCCGTGCGGCCGATGATTTCCAGCAGGCGGCGCAGATGGGCCGATTCCGCGTTTTCCCAGCCATCTCCACTGGCCACCGTAAAGCCCAGCACACGCACATGCGGGTTGAACAGCAGCGGAATGATGGAAAGCTGGTCCGACCCGCCGGGGCCGAGGAAATCATTGTCCTCGATCACCAGTTCCGGCCCGGCAGGCTCAGGCGCCGCGTGGGCGGTGGCCGTGAAGAAGGCCAGGGCCATGGCGCATGCCGCGGACCGGCCAAATCGTGAAAGGACGGATGAAAACACGCAGCCTGCTCCCTGCCTTGAATGCCATGGTGCCATGGTATTGCCTAAATTCCTAAAGCACCAGCGCGGCAAGCAGGCTTTCCAGCCGCAGGCGGCCTTCCGCCGTGGCGCGCAGGGTCTGGCGGGCGGTATCATGGATCAGGTAGCCTTCCTCCATGGCGGCCTGCATCATGGCGGGGTCCGTTGCATCCGCAATTGCCATGCCGGTGCGGCGGGCGAAGCGGGGGGTGGAAATCCCTTCCGCCAGCCGCAGGCCCATCAGCAGCATTTCACGCGCGCGGTCGCGGTTGCCCAGCGGTTCATCGGGGTGGGCGCCGGTGCCGGTGCGCTCCACGCGTTCGGCCCAT
This portion of the Komagataeibacter sp. FNDCF1 genome encodes:
- a CDS encoding nucleoside hydrolase — encoded protein: MALAFFTATAHAAPEPAGPELVIEDNDFLGPGGSDQLSIIPLLFNPHVRVLGFTVASGDGWENAESAHLRRLLEIIGRTDVPVADGAVYPLVNTRAAMRLHEMQYGTIPWKGAWGGLGSIDTAPDTQPAIGPMKEGTPHTAPVAQDAAQFLIEQVHAHPHQVTIVAAGPLTNLALAIRLDPTFAETAKRLVFMGGMLDTSMMSITGNADFASDFNMIFDPEAAHITLTAPWKAITVVGSVSNDLMLSRDYLAKLTSRKTPLTEYIGANYDPLPMWDEMTAAIAADPTLVTSAVDAHMDIDITPGPHYGHAFVVPDALVPHGSAMQRMHIVRGIDAQRFRDTFLHEAQADPAAHGL